The following are from one region of the Silurus meridionalis isolate SWU-2019-XX chromosome 25, ASM1480568v1, whole genome shotgun sequence genome:
- the gnb2 gene encoding guanine nucleotide-binding protein G(I)/G(S)/G(T) subunit beta-2 has translation MSELEQLRQEAEQLKNQIRDARKACGDSTLTQITAGLDPVGRIQMRTRRTLRGHLAKIYAMHWGSDSRLLVSASQDGKLIVWDSYTTNKIHAIPLRSSWVMTCAYAPSGNFVACGGLDNICSIYSLKTREGNVRVSRELPGHTGYLSCCRFIDDNQIITSSGDTTCALWDIETGQQTTLFSGHSGDVMSLSLSPDLRTFISGACDASIKLWDVRDSMCRQTFTGHESDINAVCFFPSGSAFATGSDDATCRLFDLRADQELGLYSHDNIICGITSVAFSRSGRLLLAGYDDFNCNIWDAMKGDRAGVLAGHDNRVSCLGVTDDGMAVSTGSWDSFLKIWN, from the exons ATGAGCGAGCTGGAGCAGCTCCGACAGGAGGCCGAGCAGCTGAAGAACCAGATACGA GATGCAAGGAAAGCATGTGGAGACTCTACACTTACTCAG ataacaGCAGGACTGGACCCTGTGGGAAGGATTCAGATGAGGACAAGGCGCACTCTCAGAGGTCATTTAGCCAAAATCTACGCCATGCACTGGGGCTCCGACTCCAG GCTTCTGGTGAGCGCGTCTCAAGATGGCAAACTCATCGTCTGGGACAGTTACACCACTAACAAG ATCCATGCCATCCCGCTGCGCTCGTCGTGGGTGATGACGTGCGCCTACGCTCCGTCTGGAAACTTCGTAGCCTGCGGCGGTCTGGACAACATCTGTTCCATCTACAGCCTGAAGACCCGCGAGGGCAACGTGCGCGTCAGCCGAGAGCTCCCTGGACACACGG gTTACCTTTCTTGCTGTCGCTTCATCGATGACAATCAGATCATCACAAGTTCAGGAGACACCACCTG CGCTCTATGGGACATCGAGACGGGCCAGCAGACCACGCTGTTCTCCGGTCACAGCGGCGACGTGATGAGTTTGTCTCTGTCCCCTGATTTGCGCACGTTCATTTCGGGCGCGTGTGACGCCTCCATCAAACTGTGGGACGTCAGAGACAGCATGTGCAGGCAGACGTTTACGGGTCACGAGTCCGACATCAACGCCGTGTGT TTCTTCCCCAGCGGCAGCGCTTTCGCCACCGGCTCGGATGACGCCACGTGCCGCCTGTTCGACTTGCGTGCGGACCAGGAGCTCGGCCTTTACTCCCACGACAACATAATCTGCGGCATCACATCGGTGGCGTTCTCGCGCTCGGGACGCCTGCTGCTCGCCGGCTACGACGACTTCAACTGCAACATCTGGGACGCCATGAAAGGAGACCGTGCAG GAGTCCTGGCCGGCCATGACAATCGGGTGAGCTGCCTCGGTGTGACCGATGACGGCATGGCTGTCTCCACCGGCTCCTGGGACAGCTTCCTCAAGATCTGGAACTGA